One window of the Corynebacterium glutamicum ATCC 13032 genome contains the following:
- a CDS encoding heavy-metal-associated domain-containing protein, whose product MAAATDATPEGPTTYQVTGMTCGHCADNVTEAVSALPQVDDVQVDLIAGGVSIVTVTGSVPLETVHRAIEETGYTVLS is encoded by the coding sequence GTGGCCGCGGCAACCGACGCAACACCTGAAGGTCCCACCACCTACCAGGTCACAGGCATGACCTGCGGACACTGCGCCGACAACGTCACCGAGGCGGTGAGCGCTCTGCCCCAGGTCGACGACGTCCAGGTCGACCTCATCGCCGGTGGGGTCTCCATCGTCACGGTCACGGGTTCCGTGCCCCTGGAAACCGTCCACCGGGCAATTGAGGAGACCGGCTACACCGTCTTGTCCTGA
- a CDS encoding response regulator transcription factor: MADRTPTTATPPGRVLVVDDEQPLAQMVASYLIRAGFDTRQAHTGTQAVDEARRFSPDVVVLDLGLPELDGLEVCRRIRTFSDCYILMLTARGSEDDKISGLTLGADDYITKPFSIRELVTRVHAVLRRPRTSTTPPQVTTPLIVGDLILDPVAHQVWVGETTVELTRTEFELLVALALRPGQVLTRHDLITEVWDTTWVGDERIVDVHIGNLRRKLGTDTRGRGFIDTVRGVGYRVGQP, from the coding sequence ATGGCTGACCGCACACCGACCACCGCCACGCCCCCGGGGCGGGTGCTGGTCGTCGATGATGAACAACCCCTGGCTCAGATGGTGGCCTCCTACCTCATCCGGGCCGGCTTCGACACCCGCCAGGCGCACACCGGCACCCAGGCCGTGGACGAGGCCCGTCGCTTTTCCCCCGATGTTGTGGTGCTGGATCTGGGGCTGCCCGAACTCGACGGCCTGGAGGTGTGCCGACGGATCCGCACCTTCTCGGACTGCTACATCCTCATGCTCACCGCGCGTGGCAGCGAGGACGACAAGATCAGCGGTTTGACCCTGGGGGCGGATGACTACATCACCAAACCTTTTAGCATCCGGGAACTGGTGACCCGGGTGCATGCGGTGCTGCGCCGCCCGCGCACCAGCACCACCCCACCGCAGGTGACCACCCCCTTGATCGTTGGTGACCTCATCCTTGACCCCGTCGCCCATCAGGTGTGGGTGGGGGAGACGACCGTGGAGCTCACCCGCACGGAGTTCGAGCTGCTGGTTGCCCTGGCCCTGCGCCCCGGCCAGGTGCTGACCCGCCACGACCTGATCACCGAGGTCTGGGACACCACCTGGGTCGGCGATGAACGCATCGTCGATGTCCACATCGGCAACTTGCGTCGCAAGCTCGGCACCGACACCCGGGGCCGGGGGTTTATCGACACCGTGCGTGGCGTGGGCTACCGGGTGGGGCAGCCATGA
- a CDS encoding copper-translocating P-type ATPase, which translates to MSTPHHHGDHPAPETDHTHHPNHAGHEHHADAATHGQAMPHDHPHSTVDEEHQVHSHGEHAGHSAAMFRDRFWWSLILSVPVVFFSPMFADLLGYNIPEIPGAYWIPPVLGTIIFLYGGTPFLKGAMTELKSRQPGMMLLIAMAITVAFIASWVTTLGLGGFHLDFWWELALLVTIMLLGHWLEMRALGAASSALDALAALLPDEAEKVVDGTTRTVAISELAVDDVVLVRAGARVPADGTIIDGAAEFDEAMITGESRPVYRDTGETVVAGTVATDNTVRIRVEATGGDTALAGIQRMVADAQASSSRAQALADRAAAFLFWFALITALITAVVWTIIGSPDDAVVRAVTVLIIACPHALGLAIPLVIAISSERAAKSGVLIKDRMALEHMRTIDVVLFDKTGTLTEGAHAVTGVAPATGIAEGELLALAAAAEADSEHPVARAIVTAAAAHPEASQRQLRATGFTAASGRGIRATVDGAEILVGGPNMLREFNLTTPGELADITGSWAQRGAGVLHVVRDGEIIGAVAVEDKIRPESRAAVRALQARGVKVAMITGDATQVAQAVGKDLGIDEVFAEVLPQDKDTKVTQLQERGLSVAMVGDGVNDAPALARAEVGIAIGAGTDVAMESAGVVLASDDPRAVLSMIELSHASYRKMVQNLVWATGYNIVAVPLAAGVLAPIGVLLPPAAAAILMSLSTIIVALNAQLLRRIDLDPAHLAPTDGKEEKAAVSSAAPVR; encoded by the coding sequence ATGAGCACTCCCCACCACCACGGTGATCACCCCGCTCCGGAAACAGACCACACCCACCACCCGAATCATGCCGGTCACGAGCACCATGCGGATGCCGCCACCCACGGCCAGGCCATGCCGCACGATCATCCGCATTCCACTGTCGATGAAGAACATCAGGTCCACAGTCACGGTGAACACGCCGGCCACAGCGCCGCGATGTTCCGGGACCGCTTCTGGTGGTCGCTGATCCTGTCGGTTCCGGTGGTGTTCTTCAGCCCGATGTTCGCCGACCTGCTGGGATATAATATTCCGGAGATTCCGGGAGCCTACTGGATTCCTCCGGTCCTGGGCACGATCATCTTCCTCTACGGCGGCACCCCCTTCCTCAAGGGCGCAATGACCGAGCTGAAATCCCGCCAACCGGGCATGATGCTCCTGATCGCCATGGCGATCACCGTGGCGTTTATCGCCTCCTGGGTCACCACCCTGGGGCTGGGCGGGTTCCACCTAGATTTCTGGTGGGAACTGGCCCTGCTGGTGACCATCATGCTGTTGGGCCACTGGCTGGAGATGCGCGCTCTTGGTGCAGCCTCCTCCGCGCTTGACGCGCTGGCAGCGCTCCTGCCCGATGAGGCCGAGAAGGTCGTCGACGGGACCACCCGCACCGTAGCGATCTCAGAGCTGGCCGTCGACGATGTCGTGCTGGTCCGAGCAGGTGCCCGCGTCCCGGCCGACGGGACCATCATCGACGGAGCGGCCGAATTCGATGAGGCCATGATCACCGGCGAATCCCGACCCGTCTACCGGGATACCGGTGAGACCGTGGTGGCCGGCACCGTGGCCACCGACAACACCGTCCGTATCCGGGTGGAGGCCACCGGTGGGGACACCGCCCTGGCAGGCATCCAGCGCATGGTCGCCGACGCCCAGGCCTCCTCCTCCCGGGCCCAGGCCCTGGCCGATCGAGCCGCAGCCTTCCTGTTCTGGTTCGCCCTGATCACGGCCCTGATCACCGCCGTGGTCTGGACCATCATCGGCAGCCCCGACGATGCCGTGGTCCGCGCGGTGACCGTGCTGATCATCGCCTGCCCGCACGCCCTGGGCCTGGCCATCCCGCTGGTCATCGCGATCTCCTCCGAGCGCGCCGCGAAATCCGGGGTGCTCATCAAGGACCGCATGGCACTCGAGCACATGCGCACCATCGACGTCGTCTTGTTCGATAAGACCGGCACCCTGACCGAAGGCGCACACGCCGTCACCGGCGTGGCTCCGGCCACGGGTATCGCCGAGGGTGAGCTGCTGGCCCTGGCCGCCGCCGCTGAGGCCGATAGTGAGCACCCCGTGGCCCGCGCGATCGTGACTGCCGCGGCCGCACACCCGGAGGCCTCGCAGCGTCAGCTGCGCGCAACCGGTTTCACCGCCGCCTCCGGCCGCGGGATCCGGGCCACCGTCGACGGTGCCGAAATCCTCGTGGGCGGGCCGAACATGCTACGCGAGTTCAATCTGACCACCCCGGGTGAGCTCGCCGACATCACCGGTTCCTGGGCACAGCGAGGTGCCGGAGTGCTCCATGTCGTCCGCGACGGTGAGATCATCGGTGCGGTGGCAGTGGAGGACAAAATCCGCCCCGAATCCCGCGCGGCGGTACGCGCCCTGCAGGCCCGCGGGGTGAAGGTGGCGATGATCACCGGTGACGCCACCCAGGTCGCCCAGGCAGTGGGCAAGGATCTGGGGATCGATGAGGTCTTCGCCGAGGTTCTGCCGCAGGACAAGGACACCAAGGTCACCCAGCTGCAGGAGCGCGGTCTGAGCGTGGCCATGGTCGGCGACGGTGTCAATGACGCCCCGGCCCTGGCCCGGGCCGAGGTCGGTATTGCGATTGGCGCGGGTACAGATGTGGCGATGGAGTCCGCCGGGGTGGTCCTGGCCAGTGATGATCCCCGGGCCGTGCTGTCGATGATCGAGCTCTCCCATGCCAGCTACCGCAAGATGGTCCAGAACCTGGTCTGGGCGACCGGGTACAACATCGTGGCCGTTCCGCTGGCCGCCGGTGTGCTCGCCCCTATCGGTGTGCTGCTTCCCCCGGCGGCGGCCGCCATCTTGATGTCCCTGTCCACGATCATCGTCGCCCTCAACGCCCAGCTGCTACGCCGGATCGACCTGGACCCGGCTCACCTAGCTCCGACCGACGGGAAGGAGGAGAAGGCTGCTGTGAGCTCTGCAGCCCCCGTCCGCTGA
- a CDS encoding sensor histidine kinase: MNHRPGLTFRFLAAQVLVVVISLLVAAAVATMVGPTLFHDHMLMTGREDPSLELFHAEQAYRDANLITLAVALPTALISALLASLWLSRRLRTPLQDLTRAATSLTAGNYRIRVPAGEAGPEVTTLAHAFNTMADRLEHTEQVRRQMLSDLAHEMGTPLSVLTVYLDGLQDGVVDWNNATHTIMADQLTRLTRLMEDIDDVSRAQEHRIDLDLAEEGLGDLLHTAAAAAGEAYADKGVDLQVETIMDTVRVLVDRQRFGQVMSNLLSNALRYTPAGGQVRISVHRQGASTALIHVADDGEGIPPGQLGHIFERFYRGDAARSRDNGGAGIGLTISKALIEAHGGTLTATSPGPGAGSVFTIRLPLHQENVSLMLSDPTPGDNNSDDLGSDPYQPLDNTP; this comes from the coding sequence ATGAATCACAGACCCGGCCTGACCTTCCGCTTCCTGGCCGCCCAGGTGTTGGTCGTGGTGATTAGCCTGCTGGTGGCCGCGGCCGTGGCCACGATGGTGGGCCCGACCCTGTTCCATGATCATATGTTGATGACCGGCCGGGAGGACCCCTCGCTGGAGCTGTTCCATGCCGAGCAGGCCTACCGGGACGCCAACCTGATCACCCTGGCCGTCGCCCTGCCCACCGCCTTGATCAGCGCCCTGCTGGCCAGCCTGTGGTTATCGCGTCGCCTGCGCACCCCCCTGCAGGATCTCACCCGCGCCGCTACCAGCCTGACGGCCGGCAACTACCGTATCCGCGTGCCCGCCGGAGAAGCAGGCCCCGAGGTCACCACCCTGGCGCATGCCTTCAACACCATGGCCGACCGGCTGGAACACACCGAACAGGTCCGCCGCCAGATGCTCTCTGATCTGGCCCACGAAATGGGCACCCCCTTATCGGTGCTCACGGTCTACCTCGATGGTCTCCAGGACGGGGTCGTGGACTGGAATAATGCCACCCACACGATCATGGCTGACCAACTCACCCGCCTGACCCGGTTGATGGAAGACATCGACGATGTCTCCCGGGCCCAGGAACACCGGATCGATTTGGACCTGGCGGAGGAAGGGCTCGGGGATCTGCTCCATACCGCCGCTGCTGCCGCGGGGGAAGCTTATGCTGACAAAGGCGTCGATTTACAGGTCGAGACCATTATGGACACCGTCCGGGTGCTCGTGGACCGGCAACGCTTCGGCCAGGTGATGAGCAATCTCCTGTCGAACGCGCTACGGTACACCCCGGCCGGCGGGCAGGTCCGGATCAGCGTCCACCGACAGGGGGCGTCCACCGCGCTCATCCACGTCGCCGATGACGGCGAGGGCATCCCACCTGGCCAGCTCGGACACATCTTCGAACGCTTCTACCGGGGGGATGCCGCCCGCAGCCGGGACAACGGCGGGGCCGGTATCGGTCTGACCATCTCCAAGGCATTGATCGAGGCCCACGGCGGCACTCTCACCGCCACCTCTCCTGGCCCCGGTGCCGGATCGGTCTTCACCATCCGTCTTCCCCTGCACCAGGAAAACGTGTCCCTGATGCTCAGTGACCCCACTCCCGGGGACAATAATTCTGATGACCTCGGCAGCGATCCGTATCAACCCCTTGACAATACCCCATAG